In one window of Oryza sativa Japonica Group chromosome 9, ASM3414082v1 DNA:
- the LOC9268272 gene encoding uncharacterized protein isoform X2 has product MEKKVVEPSEKKTFVDLKSMWGRAEKKLKPIVDSNNISEHSVVRKDTEPTTHAPATEKIGCSRACEVGFAETETHVPYESIEVSRPQDIDGNIEISKPHVAISESKEEDWLEDVDEDVGFLPHDPGKRIAISDYSVNQQDAVRMKYIALGPCRPPLEQFPQRNCGGRMVTVFGFLSNLDIC; this is encoded by the exons ATGGAAAAGAAG gTGGTAGAGCCTTCAGAGAAGAAGACATTTGTGGATTTGAAATCAATGTGGGGTAGAGCTGAAAAGAAACTAAAGCCTATAGTTGACAGCAATAATATTTCTGAGCATTCAGTTGTGAGGAAAGACACTGAACCTACTACACATGCACCTGCAACTGAGAAGATTGGGTGTAGTAGAGCATGTGAAGTTGGATTTGCAGAAACAGAAACTCATGTGCCCTATGAAAGTATAGAAGTATCAAGACCTCAAGATATAGATGGCAACATAGAAATATCCAAACCTCATGTTGCAATTTCAGAATCTAAAGAGGAAGATTGGCTAGAAGATGTTGATGAGGATGTTGGTTTTCTACCACATGATCCTGGAAAGAGGATTGCCATCTCAGATTATAGTGTGAATCAGCAAGATGCAGTGAGGATGAAGTATATTGCACTTGGGCCTTGTCGACCACCACTAGAGCAATTTCCTCAAAGAAATTGTGGAG GGAGAATGGTGACTGTGTTTGGTTTTTTGAGCAACTTGGATATTTGTTGA
- the LOC9268272 gene encoding uncharacterized protein isoform X1, with product MEKKVVEPSEKKTFVDLKSMWGRAEKKLKPIVDSNNISEHSVVRKDTEPTTHAPATEKIGCSRACEVGFAETETHVPYESIEVSRPQDIDGNIEISKPHVAISESKEEDWLEDVDEDVGFLPHDPGKRIAISDYSVNQQDAVRMKYIALGPCRPPLEQFPQRNCGDDLNITLQRREQDIVNAVELIILTKMQLEMLRQDDGWENF from the exons ATGGAAAAGAAG gTGGTAGAGCCTTCAGAGAAGAAGACATTTGTGGATTTGAAATCAATGTGGGGTAGAGCTGAAAAGAAACTAAAGCCTATAGTTGACAGCAATAATATTTCTGAGCATTCAGTTGTGAGGAAAGACACTGAACCTACTACACATGCACCTGCAACTGAGAAGATTGGGTGTAGTAGAGCATGTGAAGTTGGATTTGCAGAAACAGAAACTCATGTGCCCTATGAAAGTATAGAAGTATCAAGACCTCAAGATATAGATGGCAACATAGAAATATCCAAACCTCATGTTGCAATTTCAGAATCTAAAGAGGAAGATTGGCTAGAAGATGTTGATGAGGATGTTGGTTTTCTACCACATGATCCTGGAAAGAGGATTGCCATCTCAGATTATAGTGTGAATCAGCAAGATGCAGTGAGGATGAAGTATATTGCACTTGGGCCTTGTCGACCACCACTAGAGCAATTTCCTCAAAGAAATTGTGGAG ATGACTTAAACATAACTTTGCAAAGGAGGGAGCAAGATATTGTGAATGCGGTTGAGCTCATTATTTTGACAAAGATGCAATTGGAGATGTTGCGGCAAGACGATGGGtgggagaatttttaa